The Plasmodium gaboni strain SY75 chromosome Unknown, whole genome shotgun sequence DNA segment cTAAAATTATGGATTTACAAACAGAATTATATAAGTctaaagaaaaagaaaaagttAATGACTATGATTTTAgtgatatattaaaagaatttaaagatgatgtaaaaaaaaaaatagatgAAATAAATGACATGattgaaaagaaaataGAAGAACAAAATGTAAAACATACgaaattatttaatatgttgatatctttaaaaaatgaaaactcatcaataaataaatctatatctttattgaatgaaaaaatacatatgaTACAAGAAGATATTGGCGATTAATGAGgaataagaaaaaaataaaaaaataaaaaaataaaaaaaaataaaaataaatacatataaatatataatattaacaattGTTTTATGCTTTATGCtttatacattatatattttattttaacctttatttgttatatcTTATGGTCATTTTTGATTGtttacttttatatatatataatatgtattctttttatttttttttttttttttttgaagattatacatatatat contains these protein-coding regions:
- a CDS encoding hypothetical protein (conserved Plasmodium protein, unknown function): MEDELINKVKNISLNKENKNVYDEKRSLKKKIRDLENMINTKIMDLQTELYKSKEKEKVNDYDFSDILKEFKDDVKKKIDEINDMIEKKIEEQNVKHTKLFNMLISLKNENSSINKSISLLNEKIHMIQEDIGD